The Aquidulcibacter paucihalophilus genome has a window encoding:
- the dnaQ gene encoding DNA polymerase III subunit epsilon, translating to MSREIVLDTETTGFDPRTGDRMIEVGCIEIEDLLPTGRTFHRLINPERLIPADAIRVHGITDDKVKDAPKFAEIVIDLCDFIGDAPIIAHNAQFDRNFIDHEFGRCGRALFPEDRWIDTLKLAQTRFPGMANSLDALCKRFKVSLVERTLHGALIDARLLAEVYLELKGGKERRLDLSASRATVAAAAAVAAQGYGPRPRPLPVRTHEAEQAAHLAFLQANLKDRSLWEAYGLDMEKASAA from the coding sequence ATGTCCCGCGAAATCGTCCTCGATACTGAAACCACCGGCTTCGACCCCCGTACGGGCGACCGGATGATCGAGGTCGGCTGTATCGAGATCGAGGATCTGCTGCCGACGGGGCGAACCTTCCACCGCCTGATCAATCCCGAGCGCCTGATCCCCGCCGACGCCATCCGGGTCCACGGCATCACCGATGACAAGGTGAAGGACGCGCCGAAATTCGCCGAGATCGTCATCGACCTGTGCGACTTCATCGGTGACGCCCCGATCATCGCCCACAACGCCCAGTTCGACCGCAATTTCATCGATCATGAGTTCGGCCGCTGCGGTCGTGCCCTGTTCCCCGAAGACCGCTGGATCGACACGCTGAAACTGGCCCAGACCCGGTTTCCGGGCATGGCCAATTCGCTCGACGCCCTGTGCAAGCGGTTCAAGGTGTCGCTGGTCGAGCGGACCCTGCACGGGGCCCTGATCGACGCCCGGCTGCTCGCCGAGGTCTATCTGGAGCTCAAGGGCGGCAAGGAGCGCCGGCTGGACCTGTCGGCCTCGCGCGCGACGGTCGCCGCCGCGGCGGCTGTCGCGGCCCAGGGCTACGGACCGCGCCCCCGGCCCCTGCCGGTCCGCACCCATGAGGCCGAACAGGCCGCGCACCTCGCCTTCCTGCAGGCGAACCTGAAGGATCGGTCGCTGTGGGAAGCCTATGGGCTGGACATGGAAAAGGCGTCCGCCGCCTGA
- the coaE gene encoding dephospho-CoA kinase (Dephospho-CoA kinase (CoaE) performs the final step in coenzyme A biosynthesis.): MIVLGLTGSIGMGKSTTTAMFADAGAVIWNADEAVHRLYARDGAAVAPVAEAFPGVVVDGAVDRTRLAEALGRDGEAFARLEAIVHPLVLKGRLEDLAAAEARGVKLAVLDIPLLFETGGEAAVDAVVVVTAPAAVQADRVLARPGMSRERFEAILARQLPDAEKRRRADFVIDTSVGLEAARARVDEIVGMVLSEGWTPPRHGLSRGGERSQ, from the coding sequence ATGATCGTGCTCGGCCTGACCGGCTCCATCGGCATGGGCAAGTCGACGACGACGGCCATGTTCGCCGACGCCGGCGCGGTGATCTGGAACGCCGACGAGGCCGTGCACCGCCTTTATGCAAGGGACGGCGCAGCCGTCGCGCCGGTCGCCGAGGCGTTTCCGGGCGTGGTCGTGGACGGTGCGGTCGACCGCACCCGGCTGGCGGAAGCCCTGGGCCGGGACGGCGAGGCCTTCGCGCGGCTGGAGGCCATCGTCCATCCCCTGGTCCTGAAAGGGCGACTGGAGGATCTGGCGGCGGCGGAGGCCCGGGGGGTGAAGCTGGCGGTGCTGGATATCCCGCTTCTGTTCGAGACCGGTGGCGAAGCGGCCGTGGACGCCGTCGTGGTCGTGACCGCTCCGGCCGCGGTCCAGGCCGACCGGGTCCTGGCCCGGCCCGGCATGAGCCGGGAGCGGTTCGAGGCCATCCTGGCGCGTCAGCTGCCGGACGCGGAAAAGCGCCGCCGCGCGGACTTCGTCATCGACACCAGCGTCGGGCTTGAGGCGGCGCGGGCGCGGGTGGACGAAATCGTGGGGATGGTTCTGAGCGAAGGGTGGACGCCGCCCCGGCATGGTCTTTCGCGCGGCGGCGAACGGTCGCAATAA
- a CDS encoding shikimate dehydrogenase translates to MTRRAGVAGQPIAHSLSPLIHTAWIAAAGLDADYRAFGPVDAAGFADLVAEGRAGRLRGLNVTAPFKEQALALADTVGGGAGACGSANLLVFEDGRVRADSTDGAGLMAALAEQAPQLSVRGRPVVVLGAGGAARAAVAALRDAGADVGVLNRTRARAEALARDLGATVVDPEALADAVLVVNALSVAPDIDLSRLRDEAVLMDMTYRPLITPFLIQGRAHGLAAVDGLAMLIGQARPSFRAIFGVEAPDIDVRSLALSALGERP, encoded by the coding sequence ATGACGCGCCGGGCGGGCGTGGCCGGCCAGCCGATCGCCCATTCGCTCAGCCCCCTGATCCACACCGCCTGGATCGCGGCGGCGGGGCTGGATGCCGACTACCGCGCCTTCGGGCCTGTGGACGCGGCGGGTTTTGCCGATCTTGTCGCGGAAGGGCGCGCTGGCCGGCTGAGGGGACTCAATGTCACCGCCCCGTTCAAGGAACAGGCGCTTGCGCTGGCGGATACGGTCGGCGGCGGGGCCGGGGCCTGCGGCTCGGCCAATCTGCTGGTCTTTGAGGACGGCCGCGTCCGGGCTGACAGCACCGACGGCGCCGGCCTGATGGCGGCGCTGGCCGAGCAGGCCCCGCAATTGTCCGTGCGCGGCCGACCCGTCGTGGTGCTGGGCGCGGGCGGGGCGGCGCGGGCGGCAGTTGCGGCCCTCAGGGACGCCGGCGCGGATGTCGGCGTGCTGAACCGGACTCGCGCGCGGGCCGAGGCCCTGGCACGGGATCTCGGCGCGACGGTGGTCGATCCGGAGGCCCTCGCCGATGCGGTTCTGGTGGTCAACGCCCTTAGCGTAGCACCGGACATCGACCTGTCCCGGTTGCGGGACGAAGCCGTGCTGATGGACATGACCTACCGCCCGCTGATCACGCCCTTCCTGATCCAGGGCCGGGCGCACGGGCTGGCGGCCGTCGACGGACTGGCCATGCTGATCGGCCAGGCGCGGCCCTCCTTCCGGGCGATCTTCGGCGTTGAGGCGCCCGACATCGATGTGCGCTCCCTGGCACTGTCCGCCCTGGGAGAGAGGCCATGA
- a CDS encoding nucleoside triphosphate pyrophosphatase, whose translation MLADAGVTFSVQVADVDEDAVKAVHDPADAAGLAVELARVKALAVSRHDGDAWVLGADQTLAFDGGLVSKAASLADARTRLGTMRGRTHQLHSGAALARNGQIVWSGVDTATMRVRDFSDAFLDAYLAAEGEALLHCVGAYRLEGMGSQLFEAIEGDYFTVLGLPLWPVLAELRRAGVLRS comes from the coding sequence ATGCTGGCCGACGCCGGCGTGACCTTCTCTGTCCAGGTTGCGGATGTGGATGAGGACGCGGTCAAGGCTGTCCATGATCCGGCCGATGCGGCGGGGCTTGCCGTCGAACTGGCGCGGGTCAAGGCGCTGGCGGTGTCGCGCCACGACGGCGACGCCTGGGTCCTGGGCGCGGACCAGACCCTCGCTTTCGACGGCGGTCTCGTCTCCAAGGCGGCCTCGCTCGCCGACGCCCGCACCCGGCTGGGCACCATGCGCGGTCGGACGCATCAACTGCATTCCGGCGCGGCCCTCGCCCGCAACGGCCAGATCGTCTGGTCCGGCGTGGACACGGCGACCATGCGGGTGCGCGATTTTTCGGACGCCTTCCTCGACGCCTATCTGGCGGCGGAGGGCGAGGCCCTGCTGCACTGCGTCGGGGCCTATCGGCTCGAGGGCATGGGCTCACAGTTGTTCGAGGCCATTGAGGGCGACTATTTCACCGTCCTGGGCCTGCCGCTCTGGCCTGTGCTGGCGGAGCTCCGCCGGGCCGGAGTGCTGAGGTCATGA
- a CDS encoding pyruvate, water dikinase regulatory protein — translation MTPGSSGRGPAPSRLATYFHVHLVSDSTGETLNAMAKAVVARFDGVIPIEHIYALVRSAKQMERVLEEVAASPGVVLHTLVDRELREQLEDGCRTLDMPQIAALDPLVGALSRYLGAALSTRVGAQHALDTDYFNRISALDYAMAHDDGQGTSEQLEGADVVLCGVSRTSKTPTCIYLAHRGIRAANVPLVPGQEDGERLVGLKNPLVVGLTVSPDRLVQIRKNRLDGLNANRASAYVDHDAVREETVKARRAFERRGWPVIDVTRRSVEETAAAIINLLNERRTRRLGAAW, via the coding sequence ATGACGCCGGGTTCATCAGGCCGCGGCCCGGCCCCTTCGCGGCTGGCGACCTATTTCCATGTCCACCTGGTGTCCGACTCCACCGGCGAGACCCTGAACGCCATGGCCAAGGCCGTGGTGGCCCGGTTCGACGGCGTGATCCCGATCGAGCACATCTATGCCCTCGTCCGCTCCGCCAAACAGATGGAGCGGGTGCTGGAAGAGGTCGCGGCATCGCCCGGCGTGGTCCTGCACACCCTCGTCGACCGCGAGCTGCGCGAACAGCTGGAAGACGGCTGCCGCACCCTCGACATGCCCCAGATCGCGGCGCTCGACCCGCTGGTCGGCGCCCTGTCCCGCTATCTCGGCGCGGCCCTGTCGACGCGGGTCGGGGCCCAGCACGCGCTGGACACCGACTATTTCAACCGCATCTCGGCGCTGGACTACGCCATGGCCCATGACGACGGCCAGGGCACGTCCGAGCAGCTGGAGGGCGCCGATGTGGTCCTGTGCGGGGTCAGTCGCACGTCCAAGACCCCGACCTGCATCTATCTGGCCCACCGCGGCATCCGCGCTGCCAATGTGCCCCTGGTGCCCGGTCAGGAGGATGGCGAACGTCTCGTCGGGCTGAAGAATCCTCTGGTGGTCGGCCTGACGGTCTCGCCGGACCGTCTGGTGCAGATCCGCAAGAACCGGCTGGACGGCCTGAACGCCAACCGGGCCAGCGCCTATGTCGACCACGACGCCGTGCGCGAGGAGACGGTCAAGGCCCGGCGCGCCTTCGAGCGCCGCGGCTGGCCGGTCATCGATGTGACCCGCCGGTCGGTCGAGGAGACAGCGGCCGCCATCATCAACCTTCTGAACGAGCGCCGCACACGGCGTCTGGGAGCGGCCTGGTGA
- the hemE gene encoding uroporphyrinogen decarboxylase has product MTVSPDTPLLLKVLAGEATTRPPVWFMRQAGRYLPEYRALRATTPDFISFCLDPEKAAEATLQPMRRFGFDAAIVFADILLIPQALGQEVWFEAGEGPRLGALPPVEGMRDLTAGAGEALGQIGQTLSLVRAQLEPERALIGFAGAPWTVATYMLDGEARTIGKGERAQARTYAYAEPEKVAALLEVLVEATAHYLKMQADAGAQVLKIFESWAEGLPEDLFESLVLRPHQKLVARVRELGVTVPLIGFPRGSAALAERYAAEVDVQAVALDTACPLEIGRRVQAIKPIQGALDPLLLRAGGPMLDRRVDQLLEAWGQGPWIFNLGHGILPDVPIAHVEQVLKRIGAQ; this is encoded by the coding sequence ATGACCGTCTCCCCCGATACGCCCCTGTTGCTCAAGGTTCTCGCCGGCGAGGCGACGACGCGACCGCCTGTATGGTTCATGCGTCAGGCCGGGCGCTACCTGCCGGAATACCGGGCACTTCGGGCGACGACGCCCGACTTCATCTCCTTCTGCCTCGATCCCGAGAAGGCGGCTGAGGCGACCCTGCAGCCGATGCGGCGGTTTGGCTTCGACGCCGCCATCGTCTTCGCCGACATCCTGCTGATACCCCAGGCCCTCGGGCAGGAGGTCTGGTTCGAGGCCGGTGAGGGACCGCGCCTCGGTGCCCTGCCGCCGGTCGAGGGCATGCGCGACCTGACCGCGGGTGCCGGTGAGGCCCTGGGCCAGATCGGCCAGACCCTGTCGCTGGTGCGGGCACAGCTGGAGCCGGAGCGGGCGCTGATCGGCTTCGCGGGCGCGCCCTGGACCGTGGCGACCTATATGCTCGACGGGGAAGCCCGGACGATCGGCAAGGGCGAGCGGGCCCAGGCCCGGACCTATGCCTATGCCGAGCCGGAGAAGGTCGCGGCCCTGCTCGAGGTCCTGGTCGAGGCCACGGCGCATTATCTGAAGATGCAGGCCGACGCCGGGGCCCAGGTGCTGAAGATCTTCGAGAGCTGGGCCGAGGGCCTGCCCGAAGACCTGTTCGAAAGTCTCGTCCTGCGGCCGCACCAGAAGCTGGTGGCCCGTGTGCGCGAACTGGGCGTCACCGTTCCCCTGATCGGCTTCCCGCGGGGCTCGGCGGCGCTGGCGGAACGGTATGCCGCCGAGGTCGATGTTCAGGCTGTGGCGCTGGATACCGCCTGTCCGCTGGAGATCGGCCGTCGCGTTCAGGCCATCAAGCCCATCCAGGGCGCGCTTGATCCCCTGCTGCTGCGGGCCGGCGGGCCGATGCTGGACCGCCGTGTCGACCAGCTGCTCGAGGCCTGGGGGCAGGGGCCGTGGATCTTCAATCTCGGACACGGCATCCTGCCCGACGTGCCGATCGCCCATGTCGAGCAGGTTCTGAAACGGATCGGCGCACAATGA
- the hemH gene encoding ferrochelatase, with the protein MTANPGGRRIAVVLFNLGGPDDQASVKPFLFNLFSDPAIIGLPDPFRALLARLISSRRETSAQANYALMGGGSPLLPETRRQAAAMAEVLGGMLPGDEVRAFIAMRYWGPLSEETAVDVAAFGPDEIVLLPLYPQFSTTTTESSLKRWTEVYAGSGISRTVCCYPEAPGWIEAQADSVRAKLAEAGDRPVRVLFSAHGIPESLVTKKGDPYQAQIEATCAAIAARAGLAEGAWTICYQSRVGPMKWLGPSTPDAIAQAARDGVGVVVAPVAFVSEHIETLVELDIEYAELAHELGVAPYLRSPAVGVAAPFIRTLADAVAEALSRTGTAPYGPGCRSDWKACPRTCARRAA; encoded by the coding sequence ATGACCGCGAACCCCGGGGGCCGCCGCATCGCGGTGGTGTTGTTCAATCTCGGCGGGCCGGACGACCAGGCCTCGGTCAAACCCTTCCTGTTCAACCTGTTCAGCGACCCGGCCATTATCGGCCTGCCCGATCCGTTCCGGGCGCTTCTGGCACGGCTGATCTCCAGCCGCCGCGAGACGTCGGCCCAGGCCAACTACGCCCTGATGGGCGGCGGTTCCCCCCTGCTGCCGGAAACCCGGCGTCAGGCAGCGGCCATGGCCGAGGTCCTGGGCGGGATGCTGCCGGGCGACGAGGTGCGCGCCTTCATCGCCATGCGCTACTGGGGACCGCTGTCTGAAGAAACCGCGGTGGATGTGGCGGCCTTCGGCCCGGACGAGATCGTCCTGCTGCCGCTGTATCCCCAGTTCTCGACCACGACGACGGAGTCCTCGCTGAAGCGGTGGACCGAGGTCTATGCGGGGTCGGGCATCAGCCGGACGGTCTGCTGCTACCCCGAGGCACCGGGCTGGATCGAGGCCCAGGCTGACAGCGTGCGCGCGAAACTGGCCGAGGCCGGCGACCGGCCGGTGCGGGTGCTGTTCTCGGCCCACGGCATCCCGGAGAGCCTGGTCACGAAGAAGGGCGATCCCTATCAGGCGCAGATCGAGGCGACCTGCGCTGCGATCGCCGCCAGGGCCGGACTGGCCGAGGGCGCCTGGACCATCTGCTACCAGAGCCGGGTCGGGCCGATGAAATGGCTGGGGCCGTCGACCCCGGACGCCATCGCCCAGGCCGCGCGTGACGGGGTCGGGGTGGTCGTGGCGCCCGTGGCCTTCGTCTCGGAGCATATCGAGACCCTGGTCGAGCTGGACATTGAATACGCCGAACTCGCCCACGAACTGGGCGTGGCACCCTATCTGCGCAGCCCCGCCGTCGGCGTGGCCGCGCCCTTCATCAGGACACTGGCGGACGCCGTGGCCGAGGCCCTGTCGCGGACCGGAACGGCACCCTACGGTCCCGGTTGCCGGTCGGACTGGAAGGCCTGTCCCCGGACCTGCGCGCGGAGGGCGGCATGA
- a CDS encoding CopD family protein, translating to MTFEIVRGLHILAVIAWMAGMLFLPRLYAYDAEQAGKAEPLRSEMRDLLRTWQHRLLKIIINPSMIAAWIFGVWMIGIHVFEYGEGWGFLAQPWMVAKLAGVIALSGWHGFLAGELKRVQAGTSTRSGKFWRMTNEIPFVFAVVMVLSVTTQWTF from the coding sequence ATGACCTTCGAGATCGTGCGCGGCCTGCATATCCTGGCGGTGATCGCCTGGATGGCCGGCATGCTCTTCCTGCCGCGCCTCTACGCCTATGATGCTGAGCAGGCGGGCAAGGCCGAACCTTTGCGGTCGGAGATGCGGGACCTGCTGCGGACCTGGCAGCACCGGCTGCTGAAGATCATCATCAATCCGTCGATGATCGCCGCCTGGATCTTCGGTGTCTGGATGATCGGCATCCACGTCTTCGAATACGGCGAGGGCTGGGGTTTCCTCGCCCAGCCGTGGATGGTCGCCAAACTGGCCGGGGTCATTGCCCTCAGCGGCTGGCATGGCTTCCTCGCCGGCGAGCTCAAGCGCGTCCAGGCCGGGACCTCGACCCGGTCAGGCAAATTCTGGCGCATGACCAACGAGATCCCGTTCGTATTCGCTGTCGTTATGGTGCTCTCCGTCACGACCCAGTGGACGTTTTAG
- the rho gene encoding transcription termination factor Rho translates to MTDITDTPETDDAAGAEAPEAGNEMAAADLPMVDQEHGDDDDDGEPIVPNGRITLQELNEKTPEDLVAFAESLEIENAGNLRKQDLLFAILKTLADEEVEIIADGVLEILPDGFGFLRSPDVNYLPGPDDVYVSPSQIRRFGLRSGDTIHGAVRGPREGERYFALLKVDTINFEDPETVKTKVLFDNLTPLYPEERLHMEIQDPTLKDRSGRVIDIVAPLGKGQRCLIVAPPRVGKTVMLQNIAKSIEKNHPEVFLIVLLIDERPEEVTDMQRTVKGEVIASTFDEPATRHVAVAEMVIEKAKRLVEHKKDVVILLDSITRLGRAYNATVPSSGKVLTGGVDANALQRPKRFFGAARNVEQGGSLTIIATALIDTGSRMDEVIFEEFKGTGNSEIVLDRKVADKRIFPAIDVLKSGTRKEELTTPKDQLAKTYVLRRILNPMGPQDAIEFLIDKLRQSKNNADFFQSMNT, encoded by the coding sequence ATGACCGACATCACTGACACCCCCGAGACCGATGACGCCGCCGGGGCCGAAGCGCCCGAGGCCGGCAATGAAATGGCCGCGGCCGACCTGCCCATGGTCGATCAGGAGCACGGCGATGACGACGACGACGGTGAGCCGATCGTTCCCAATGGCCGCATCACGCTGCAGGAACTGAACGAGAAGACGCCGGAAGACCTGGTCGCCTTCGCCGAAAGCCTCGAGATCGAGAACGCCGGCAACCTGCGCAAACAGGACCTGCTGTTCGCCATCCTGAAGACCCTCGCCGACGAGGAAGTCGAGATCATCGCCGACGGCGTGCTCGAAATCCTGCCCGACGGCTTCGGCTTCCTGCGCAGCCCGGATGTGAATTATCTTCCGGGTCCAGACGATGTCTATGTCTCGCCGTCGCAGATTCGCCGCTTCGGCCTGCGCTCGGGCGACACCATCCACGGTGCGGTCCGCGGCCCGCGCGAGGGCGAGCGCTATTTCGCCCTGCTCAAGGTCGACACGATCAATTTCGAGGACCCCGAGACGGTCAAGACCAAGGTCCTGTTCGACAACCTGACCCCGCTCTATCCCGAAGAGCGGCTGCACATGGAAATCCAGGACCCGACGCTGAAGGACCGTTCGGGCCGGGTCATCGACATCGTCGCCCCGCTCGGCAAGGGCCAGCGCTGCCTGATCGTCGCCCCGCCGCGCGTCGGCAAGACGGTCATGCTGCAGAACATCGCCAAGTCGATCGAGAAGAACCACCCCGAGGTCTTCCTCATCGTCCTGCTGATCGACGAGCGCCCGGAAGAAGTGACCGACATGCAGCGCACGGTGAAGGGCGAGGTCATCGCCTCAACCTTCGACGAGCCGGCCACCCGCCACGTCGCCGTCGCCGAAATGGTGATCGAAAAGGCCAAACGCCTGGTCGAGCACAAGAAGGATGTCGTCATCCTGCTCGACTCCATCACCCGCCTCGGCCGCGCCTACAACGCCACGGTCCCGTCGTCGGGCAAGGTCCTGACCGGCGGTGTGGACGCCAACGCCCTGCAGCGGCCGAAACGGTTCTTCGGCGCGGCGCGGAATGTGGAGCAGGGGGGCTCGCTGACCATCATCGCCACCGCCCTGATCGATACGGGCTCGCGGATGGACGAGGTCATCTTCGAAGAGTTCAAGGGCACGGGTAACTCGGAAATCGTGCTGGACCGCAAGGTCGCCGACAAGCGCATCTTCCCGGCCATCGACGTGCTCAAGTCGGGCACCCGCAAGGAAGAGCTCACCACGCCGAAGGACCAGCTGGCCAAGACTTATGTCCTGCGCCGCATCCTCAACCCGATGGGCCCGCAGGATGCGATCGAGTTCCTGATCGACAAGCTGCGTCAGTCGAAGAACAATGCGGACTTCTTCCAGTCGATGAATACCTGA
- a CDS encoding DUF6489 family protein, with amino-acid sequence MKVNVEVECTPEEARAFLGLPNVEPLNDHLVAEMKRRMDENITAMQPDELMKTWTSFGMQAQDQFRKLMEAAVKP; translated from the coding sequence ATGAAGGTCAATGTCGAGGTCGAATGCACACCGGAGGAGGCCCGCGCCTTCCTCGGCCTGCCCAATGTCGAGCCGCTGAACGATCATCTCGTCGCCGAGATGAAGCGCCGCATGGACGAGAACATCACGGCCATGCAGCCCGACGAACTGATGAAGACCTGGACCAGTTTCGGCATGCAGGCCCAGGACCAGTTCCGCAAACTGATGGAAGCGGCCGTCAAGCCGTGA
- the mnmE gene encoding tRNA uridine-5-carboxymethylaminomethyl(34) synthesis GTPase MnmE — protein MTDTIFALATPPGRGAIAILRLSGPGTDAALTALGAGGLKARYAALRALIHDGRSIDQALVLRFPAPNSYTGEDCAELHLHGGRAVVEGASEALVALGLRPADPGEFTRRAFENGRMDLAQAEAVADLIDAETAAQASQALGQLDGALSQTYAGFRRDLLTALALVEAEIDFPDEEVPDNLARSAGPVLDRLIADLKAALADARRGERVREGYRIVLIGETNAGKSSLFNALVAREAAIVTPIAGTTRDVLDADLIIGGYAVTLSDTAGLRASTDPVEAEGVRRARARAEAADLRLWVRGPDDAEGDAAGFARPGDLLVRTKADLGAAPSVAGYETLSISTATGRGLADLHDWIAARLARDLYGADFPAVTRERHRRRLAEALVAAEAGRAALEVAAEMAGDDLRRAADALARVTGAIGVEDILGEVFSTFCIGK, from the coding sequence ATGACTGACACCATCTTCGCCCTCGCCACCCCGCCGGGTCGCGGGGCGATCGCCATTCTGCGCCTGTCGGGGCCGGGGACTGACGCCGCCCTGACCGCGCTCGGTGCCGGCGGGCTCAAGGCGCGATACGCCGCGCTCCGGGCCCTCATCCACGATGGCCGGTCCATCGACCAGGCGCTCGTCCTCCGCTTCCCGGCACCGAACTCCTACACCGGTGAGGACTGCGCCGAACTTCACCTGCACGGCGGCCGTGCCGTGGTCGAGGGGGCGAGTGAGGCCCTTGTCGCCCTCGGCCTGCGTCCCGCGGACCCGGGGGAGTTCACCCGCCGGGCCTTCGAGAACGGCCGCATGGACCTGGCCCAGGCCGAGGCGGTCGCCGATCTGATCGACGCGGAGACCGCGGCCCAGGCCAGCCAGGCCCTCGGCCAACTCGATGGGGCCCTGAGCCAGACCTATGCGGGGTTCCGCCGCGACCTCCTGACCGCCCTCGCCCTGGTCGAGGCCGAGATCGACTTCCCGGATGAGGAGGTCCCCGACAATCTCGCGCGCTCCGCCGGGCCGGTGCTCGATCGCCTGATCGCGGACCTGAAGGCCGCCCTCGCGGACGCCCGCCGCGGCGAACGGGTGCGGGAGGGCTATCGCATCGTCCTGATCGGTGAGACCAATGCCGGCAAGTCGTCGCTCTTCAATGCCCTCGTCGCCCGTGAGGCCGCCATCGTCACCCCGATCGCCGGGACGACGCGCGATGTGCTCGACGCCGACCTGATCATCGGCGGCTATGCCGTGACCCTGTCCGACACCGCCGGACTGCGCGCCAGCACCGATCCGGTCGAGGCCGAGGGTGTCCGCCGCGCCCGGGCGCGGGCTGAAGCGGCGGACCTTCGGCTGTGGGTCCGCGGTCCCGACGACGCCGAGGGCGACGCAGCGGGTTTCGCGCGGCCCGGCGACCTTTTGGTCCGTACCAAGGCCGATCTGGGCGCGGCCCCGTCAGTGGCCGGGTACGAAACCCTGTCGATCAGCACCGCGACCGGGCGGGGTCTGGCGGACCTCCACGACTGGATCGCCGCACGGCTCGCCCGGGACCTTTACGGCGCAGATTTTCCGGCTGTCACGCGCGAGAGACATCGCCGTCGTCTGGCCGAAGCCCTGGTAGCGGCCGAGGCGGGGCGGGCGGCGCTCGAGGTGGCAGCCGAAATGGCCGGCGACGACCTCCGCCGGGCGGCCGATGCCCTGGCCCGGGTCACGGGCGCGATTGGCGTTGAGGATATTCTCGGCGAGGTCTTCTCGACCTTCTGCATCGGCAAGTGA